In Mycoplasmopsis phocirhinis, the DNA window GTTTTGCCTAGAACTTTTAAATATTCATCAAATTTAATTTCTTGTTGTTTTAATTGAGCTATAACTTCTTTTAATTTTGCATCAGCTTGGTGTGCTACTAAACGATCATTTAAAGAAATTTCATTTTTTTCTAGAACTGCTGCCACATATTTATCTAAAAAATCGCTTAAACTTAATTCAACATTATTGTTTAGCAAAATTCATTTTAATGAGTCTTTTGCTTCAACAACTGTTCTTGCAGCTCCTGCTCTAAGTAAAGAAACATTTTCGTCAGTTAATTTGATTTCTTCAGGTCTTTTAGCCTCAACTATTTCAACATCAAATGTTGCTTTTTGACCAGCTAATTTATCTACAGGATATTCTTTTGGAAAAGTCACAACCACTTCACCTTTATAGCCCACAGGTTTACCCATCAATTGTTCTTCAAAAGTATCTATAAACGTTTTTGAACCTAATTTTAAATCAAAATTCTTAGCTTCCCCGCCATCAAAAGCTTCTTCATTTACAAAGCCTTTGTAGTTTAGGGTAACAGTATCGCCCAATTTTGTTTTTTCTTTACCTTTCAAAGGAACTTGTAAAGCGTTTGCATTTAATTTTTCTTGAATATATGTGTCAATGTTTTCCTTTGTTGTTTTAGGCAAATCAAATTTAACATTAATATTTTCAAATGAAAGTCTAGAAAAATCAACGTCTAATGGATAAACAATAGAAATTTCAACTTCTTCATCACTAATTTTTTTGATATCAGTTAGTGGTGTTACATTAATAATTTTGTCATTTTCTTTTTGTAATTCTTCAAAAATTGATTTTAGATTAGCGTTTAAATATTTATTAATTGATTGTTCATAAATCGCAGGTTTTGAAATGTGTTTTTTTGCAATATTTGCCGGAACTTTCCCTTTTCTAAAACCGTCTAATTTAAGATTTTTCATTAATTCTTGTGTTGCTTTTTCTTGT includes these proteins:
- the tig gene encoding trigger factor codes for the protein MSNKNITVDHKKCEISKKIVLSGVEWSDLQEKATQELMKNLKLDGFRKGKVPANIAKKHISKPAIYEQSINKYLNANLKSIFEELQKENDKIINVTPLTDIKKISDEEVEISIVYPLDVDFSRLSFENINVKFDLPKTTKENIDTYIQEKLNANALQVPLKGKEKTKLGDTVTLNYKGFVNEEAFDGGEAKNFDLKLGSKTFIDTFEEQLMGKPVGYKGEVVVTFPKEYPVDKLAGQKATFDVEIVEAKRPEEIKLTDENVSLLRAGAARTVVEAKDSLKWILLNNNVELSLSDFLDKYVAAVLEKNEISLNDRLVAHQADAKLKEVIAQLKQQEIKFDEYLKVLGKTEAEFKKLVFDEEKQNIKFALIAQHLIKEVATENNEPTEQELNAFINATVASTGLPAAFIKLYFLNDENNKKSINSRLIDRRNLTALLLKADAEKGKKLVKIEQELNDNLAKIAEEWTKRAEELKQAKEKEKEQELSEQSEDPKSE